Proteins co-encoded in one Paracrocinitomix mangrovi genomic window:
- a CDS encoding TonB-dependent receptor: protein MKKLGLFILLAIGFATGSLAQTISIKGSVRSFEGDSLTGASVMLIGAQDSILKTYSITNKKGDFTLSGVKVGDYVLKASFFGYLPFEQGISITAESKDMELNPLVLQPKMLDGVVVDANYVPLQIKGDTIEYDSRAFEVKEHDVVEDLLKQLPGVEVAEDGGIKVQGKDVQQVLVDGEKFFGDDATIATKNLPANSVAKVQVFDKKSESSEFTGVDDGSESTTINIKLKDSHKKGYFGNIATAGGTQLPVNNNPPRYEAKGNIFMFKKKWQVSLIGMSNNVNQTGFTYSDYSNFMGGAQTMRRGGGDLGGLSLSNGDPDDGFLNTNATGVNISYKPSKKTTFSSSFFFNKFDKTFNKSLYRETYFTDSTLITDESADQNSNSYNGRADILFEKKIDSTHMLTVKLNGNVGQTIYDNANLTDNFTDDNQLVSAFNTGLNQTDFNYTFTGSADYRKKFLKDGRYTGIDVSYDRTNKDLTTYLDYLNTLVTNGVSVETATSQDQLSIQTTDNFNALWTWSEPLSLRHLMQVDLSVDRNGESRNRTVYDNVSDQQTLNTILSGDGAYHRMHYNGELRHKYFGKKINTTIGAQYKYLNLAGVDLFTAPREFHYILPSARFEWDPNKKTNMRLRYSTSITAPTLNQLQPLQDNTNPSQVILGNTSLSPEYKHTVNLRMMNFNQFNFSFFMFNISGGYTQNNIIYSQQVNEYYITELVPENIGDEKSLNAFVMYGTSIHPIKTKFRLHTNGGVSNGLVNLNGLQDAYTTYTFSPSLTIENIGKKVMDLRGGVAYNYSKNTYKDNQSFNNDYQNVNYYLNFTFNIKDRWEINPKYQHYFYPDFATNNQVMLLDFTVACNFLKSRKLQVYATAKDLLNQNTGLNQYYLQNIYEREVTQTLGRYVMLGVKYSFQNLGDKGDKAEEKKKDQ, encoded by the coding sequence ATGAAAAAACTTGGACTTTTCATCCTTTTGGCAATTGGATTTGCTACTGGATCACTTGCACAAACTATCAGTATTAAAGGATCAGTAAGATCTTTTGAAGGAGATTCACTTACAGGTGCTTCCGTAATGCTAATTGGGGCGCAGGATTCAATTCTTAAAACATATTCAATCACCAACAAAAAAGGAGATTTCACTTTGAGTGGAGTAAAAGTTGGAGATTACGTTTTAAAAGCATCATTTTTTGGTTATTTGCCATTTGAACAGGGTATTTCTATTACTGCTGAAAGTAAAGACATGGAGCTTAATCCTTTGGTTTTGCAACCTAAGATGTTAGATGGGGTTGTAGTGGATGCCAACTATGTTCCATTGCAAATTAAAGGAGATACCATTGAATATGATTCAAGAGCTTTTGAAGTAAAAGAACATGATGTTGTAGAAGATCTTTTGAAACAATTACCTGGTGTTGAGGTGGCAGAAGATGGTGGAATTAAGGTTCAAGGTAAAGATGTACAACAGGTGTTAGTAGATGGAGAAAAGTTCTTTGGTGATGATGCTACTATTGCTACTAAAAACCTACCGGCTAATTCAGTTGCAAAAGTTCAGGTGTTTGACAAAAAATCAGAGTCTTCAGAATTTACCGGAGTAGATGATGGAAGTGAATCTACTACCATCAATATCAAATTAAAAGATTCACACAAGAAAGGATATTTCGGAAATATTGCAACTGCAGGTGGAACGCAGTTGCCGGTGAATAATAATCCTCCAAGATATGAGGCCAAGGGAAACATTTTTATGTTTAAGAAAAAATGGCAAGTTTCTTTGATCGGAATGTCCAATAATGTCAATCAAACAGGCTTTACTTATAGTGATTATTCAAATTTTATGGGTGGTGCCCAAACCATGCGTAGAGGAGGTGGAGATTTAGGAGGATTGAGTTTGTCAAACGGAGATCCGGATGACGGGTTTTTAAATACCAATGCAACCGGAGTTAATATCAGTTATAAACCTTCAAAAAAGACTACATTTTCATCTTCATTTTTCTTCAACAAGTTTGATAAAACCTTTAATAAATCATTGTACAGAGAAACCTATTTTACAGATTCAACTTTGATTACAGATGAGTCTGCAGATCAAAATAGCAACTCGTATAACGGAAGAGCAGATATCTTGTTTGAAAAGAAAATAGATTCAACACACATGTTAACTGTGAAGTTAAATGGTAATGTAGGTCAAACAATTTATGACAATGCTAACTTAACAGACAATTTTACGGATGACAATCAATTGGTGAGTGCCTTTAATACAGGTTTGAATCAAACAGACTTTAACTACACTTTTACGGGATCTGCAGATTACCGTAAAAAGTTTTTGAAGGATGGAAGATACACCGGTATTGACGTTTCTTATGATAGAACTAACAAAGACTTGACTACTTATCTGGATTATTTGAACACCTTGGTAACCAATGGCGTTTCAGTTGAAACAGCTACCAGTCAGGATCAGTTGTCCATCCAAACTACAGATAATTTTAATGCTTTGTGGACATGGTCTGAACCTCTTTCATTGAGACATTTAATGCAGGTTGATTTGAGTGTTGACAGAAATGGTGAGTCAAGAAACAGAACAGTGTATGACAATGTTTCTGATCAACAAACACTAAACACCATTTTATCTGGTGACGGAGCTTATCACAGAATGCACTATAACGGTGAATTGCGTCATAAATACTTTGGTAAAAAAATCAATACAACCATTGGCGCGCAATACAAATATTTGAATTTGGCAGGTGTTGATTTGTTTACTGCTCCTAGAGAGTTCCACTACATTTTGCCATCTGCAAGATTTGAATGGGATCCAAACAAGAAAACAAATATGAGGTTGCGTTATTCTACTTCAATTACGGCTCCAACATTGAATCAATTACAACCATTGCAGGACAATACAAATCCATCTCAGGTGATTTTAGGTAATACATCATTGTCTCCTGAATATAAGCATACAGTGAACTTGAGAATGATGAATTTTAATCAGTTTAATTTCAGCTTTTTCATGTTCAACATTAGCGGAGGATATACCCAAAACAACATCATCTATTCGCAACAGGTAAATGAATATTATATCACTGAATTGGTTCCTGAAAACATTGGAGATGAAAAGAGTTTGAATGCTTTTGTGATGTACGGAACCTCCATTCATCCAATTAAAACAAAATTCAGATTACATACCAACGGTGGCGTATCTAATGGTTTGGTTAATTTGAATGGATTGCAAGATGCCTATACAACTTATACTTTCTCTCCTAGTTTGACAATTGAAAACATTGGAAAAAAGGTGATGGATTTGAGAGGTGGTGTAGCTTATAACTATTCAAAGAATACTTATAAAGACAACCAAAGCTTTAACAATGATTACCAAAACGTCAATTACTATTTGAATTTCACATTCAATATCAAAGACAGATGGGAAATCAATCCTAAGTATCAACACTATTTCTATCCTGATTTTGCTACAAACAATCAAGTAATGTTGTTGGATTTTACAGTGGCTTGCAACTTCTTAAAATCTCGTAAACTTCAAGTTTATGCAACAGCAAAAGACTTGTTGAATCAAAATACAGGTTTAAATCAGTATTACCTGCAAAATATCTACGAAAGAGAAGTAACCCAAACTTTGGGTAGGTATGTGATGTTAGGTGTTAAATACTCTTTCCAAAATCTGGGAGATAAAGGCGACAAGGCAGAAGAGAAGAAAAAAGATCAGTAA
- a CDS encoding GLPGLI family protein has translation MKIKLIAAFVLLLSNLMVSAQLSGEVQYTTKINMHKNIPDTERGKRMKQFVPEFMDFKNTLLFTATETVYKNVPDEDEGVEMDEDQRRQSWMKKRMAPANDIVYTNVETNEVVEKKEFMDKVFLIEDSIVAAKWKLTGEMKEVSGMNCMKAEYVPAANDSTDTLQMYVWFTPEIAVSSGPAGYGGLPGLIVYLNENDGTKEISLSTIVMREIKKEEIEEPKKGKKVTREEYHEIVRKKMEEQRKQWEGQKGGHWH, from the coding sequence ATGAAAATTAAATTAATTGCAGCCTTTGTTTTGCTGTTGTCTAACCTAATGGTTTCAGCTCAACTTTCAGGTGAAGTTCAATATACAACCAAAATAAACATGCATAAAAACATTCCGGATACTGAGCGTGGTAAAAGGATGAAGCAGTTTGTGCCTGAGTTTATGGATTTCAAAAACACTTTACTTTTTACTGCAACAGAGACCGTTTACAAAAACGTTCCGGATGAAGATGAAGGTGTTGAAATGGATGAAGATCAAAGACGCCAAAGTTGGATGAAAAAAAGAATGGCACCGGCGAATGATATTGTCTACACGAATGTTGAAACCAATGAAGTAGTAGAGAAAAAAGAATTCATGGACAAGGTGTTTTTAATTGAAGATTCAATAGTTGCAGCTAAGTGGAAATTAACCGGTGAAATGAAAGAGGTATCCGGAATGAATTGTATGAAGGCGGAGTATGTGCCGGCTGCTAATGATTCAACCGATACTTTACAAATGTATGTTTGGTTTACACCTGAAATTGCAGTTTCTTCTGGTCCGGCTGGTTACGGAGGATTACCAGGCTTGATTGTTTACCTTAACGAAAATGACGGAACCAAAGAAATTTCCTTGTCAACTATTGTGATGAGAGAAATTAAAAAAGAGGAGATTGAAGAACCTAAAAAAGGTAAGAAAGTTACACGCGAAGAATATCACGAAATTGTAAGAAAGAAAATGGAGGAACAACGCAAACAGTGGGAAGGCCAAAAAGGCGGTCACTGGCATTGA
- a CDS encoding RDD family protein, which translates to MAQNEITKATRFINFFVDNLIINFVVQVIVIFSEMDRFYALIFAISMYLVYYITMEYLWQQTVGKMATQSRVVDLNGNKPPFWRIVIRTLLRFNPLDGYSYAFGQEQGTHDLLSRTKLISKQN; encoded by the coding sequence ATGGCCCAAAACGAAATCACAAAAGCAACGCGATTTATCAATTTTTTCGTTGATAATTTGATCATCAATTTTGTTGTGCAAGTCATTGTCATTTTTTCTGAGATGGATCGCTTTTACGCTTTGATATTTGCTATTAGTATGTACCTGGTTTACTACATTACCATGGAATATTTATGGCAGCAAACAGTTGGTAAAATGGCTACACAATCAAGAGTGGTTGATCTAAACGGTAACAAACCTCCTTTTTGGAGAATTGTAATTCGTACTTTGTTGAGGTTTAATCCACTGGATGGCTATTCGTACGCATTTGGACAAGAGCAAGGAACCCATGATTTGTTATCAAGAACTAAATTGATATCTAAACAAAACTAA
- a CDS encoding T9SS type A sorting domain-containing protein, whose product MKLLFLFTFSLSLTLSQAQGFEWAGQIGGASIERPHDILIDKADGSVYLIGFFYGQFDPDPNGSIPIDAIDASDGIFVKLNSSGDVVWATHFGDIGNQTGTKMAFDNQGNIIIIVNASPKVTVYSFDKTSGNNNWFYSSDYSSQVNGYGIANDIDSNVYVVGTYSDTVDFDNTANTEYLIAEGNEDGFVLKLNQNGEYVWSKSCGNLFGGALFRDVEYHENNDLYISGFFHGQVDFDPSASINYLNATGSTDGFVMRMDTAGNYVWAKQIAGTSSIQCNGLAIKLNGNIVMCGYYDGTINLDPNGSTATFTEEGSGDIYVHELDEDGDIVWAKSIGGTAYDGAEGLTVDADGNVYVTGGFGDVVDFDPSTATFELDSGFAGDAFVLKLDSLGDFNWVSSVEGNNGFNRGYDVDLDADDNVYFTGTFGDTADLDPTNGIQYEVATDPMDWFVIKLNQDYFFEVPEIENNLVVYPNPSKDYLFIEGSNTIDEFFIFDMQGRIALSGNNTSVVDVRQLSNGQYVFAYTQNGIANSLSFVKE is encoded by the coding sequence ATGAAATTACTTTTCCTTTTTACCTTTTCTTTATCATTAACCCTTTCTCAAGCTCAAGGTTTTGAATGGGCTGGACAAATAGGAGGTGCTAGTATTGAACGCCCTCATGATATTCTAATCGATAAAGCAGATGGTTCTGTATACTTAATCGGCTTTTTTTATGGTCAGTTTGATCCGGATCCAAATGGCAGTATTCCTATTGATGCTATTGATGCTTCAGACGGAATTTTTGTAAAATTGAACAGTTCAGGTGATGTTGTTTGGGCTACACATTTTGGAGACATAGGTAACCAAACAGGTACAAAAATGGCTTTTGATAATCAGGGTAATATTATCATAATAGTTAATGCAAGTCCTAAAGTAACAGTTTACAGTTTTGATAAAACTTCAGGGAATAATAACTGGTTTTACTCCAGTGATTACAGTTCGCAAGTGAATGGATATGGTATAGCTAATGACATTGATAGTAACGTTTATGTTGTAGGAACCTATTCAGACACAGTAGACTTTGATAATACTGCAAATACTGAATACCTAATAGCAGAAGGAAATGAAGATGGTTTTGTGCTGAAACTAAATCAAAATGGGGAGTACGTATGGTCAAAATCTTGCGGAAATTTATTTGGAGGAGCATTGTTTAGAGATGTAGAATATCATGAGAATAATGACTTATATATTTCTGGGTTTTTTCACGGACAAGTAGATTTTGATCCTTCAGCATCTATTAATTATTTGAATGCAACAGGAAGTACAGATGGTTTTGTTATGAGAATGGACACAGCCGGTAATTATGTTTGGGCAAAGCAAATAGCCGGAACTTCGTCAATTCAATGCAATGGTTTGGCCATTAAACTTAACGGAAATATAGTAATGTGCGGTTATTATGACGGAACTATTAATCTGGATCCAAACGGCTCAACAGCCACATTCACTGAAGAGGGTTCAGGAGATATTTATGTTCATGAGCTAGACGAAGATGGTGACATAGTTTGGGCCAAATCAATTGGAGGAACTGCCTATGATGGAGCAGAAGGTTTAACTGTAGACGCAGACGGAAATGTATATGTCACTGGTGGTTTTGGTGATGTAGTAGACTTTGATCCTTCTACTGCCACTTTTGAATTAGATTCAGGTTTTGCAGGTGATGCTTTTGTATTGAAGTTAGATAGCTTAGGTGATTTTAATTGGGTGTCATCTGTTGAAGGTAACAACGGCTTTAATAGAGGTTATGATGTTGATTTAGACGCAGATGATAATGTGTATTTTACAGGAACATTTGGAGATACTGCTGATTTAGATCCAACCAATGGTATTCAATATGAAGTTGCCACTGATCCAATGGATTGGTTTGTTATTAAACTAAATCAAGATTACTTTTTTGAAGTACCTGAAATCGAAAATAACTTGGTAGTATATCCAAATCCATCAAAAGATTATTTATTCATTGAAGGCTCAAATACAATTGATGAATTCTTCATTTTTGACATGCAGGGCAGAATTGCTTTAAGCGGTAACAATACTTCTGTGGTAGATGTGCGTCAACTTTCTAATGGGCAATATGTTTTTGCTTACACACAAAATGGAATTGCCAATAGTTTGAGTTTTGTCAAGGAATAG
- a CDS encoding monoheme cytochrome C — protein sequence MDFEEYKELALKRAKIAINTGVLIIVFSVVWLLQVGLFPDLFDPAPEIVAMDTTNVQEEYIPSTTIDSADVVDGIHQPTGLIVDKGVEDVMVTCGACHSLNLVTQNRATREGWKDIIVWMQETQKLWDLGPKEEVILDYLGKNYAPENEGRRPNLVVEEWYHLN from the coding sequence ATGGATTTTGAAGAGTACAAAGAATTAGCCTTAAAGAGGGCCAAAATTGCTATAAACACTGGTGTATTAATCATTGTGTTTAGTGTTGTTTGGTTGCTTCAGGTGGGATTGTTTCCGGATTTATTTGATCCGGCTCCCGAGATTGTTGCAATGGACACCACTAATGTGCAAGAAGAATACATTCCGTCAACAACAATTGATTCAGCAGATGTAGTGGACGGAATTCATCAACCTACTGGTTTGATTGTAGATAAAGGAGTGGAGGATGTTATGGTTACCTGTGGTGCCTGTCACTCACTTAACTTGGTAACGCAAAACAGAGCAACCAGAGAAGGTTGGAAAGATATAATTGTTTGGATGCAGGAAACACAAAAACTTTGGGATCTTGGACCAAAAGAAGAAGTTATCTTGGATTATCTAGGTAAAAACTACGCGCCTGAAAATGAAGGCCGAAGACCAAATTTGGTCGTGGAAGAGTGGTATCACTTGAATTAG
- a CDS encoding sulfite oxidase — MDSEKNSSRRKFISKSTLAIFSAAIGSKIVFGENLPTDMEPIGLDDKNGPKKVIPGKSDRLKILNDKPWNGETPVHLLDPEVTPAALMFVRNNGVPPEDVNVDTWTLEITGESVKQTKKYTLKELQQKFKQYSYNLTIECGGNGRAEFNPPAKGNQWGLGAVACTKWTGVRLKDVLNDVGIKDDAVYIGYYGADTHLSGDPDKVVISRGVPISKAMEDESLIAWAMNDQPIPEMNGYPLRLVMGGWPASVSGKWLTKISVRNKVHDGPKMEGQSYRVPKFPVPPGTKVPDEAMEIIESMPVKSIITYPKTGAIVGKGKTFEVRGHAWAGDLEVKEMHVSIDFGVTWTKCDLQPPKNRLAWQRWSTKVKLPEFGYYEIWARATDQNGKSQPMVVPGWNPKGYLNNACHRIAVKQA; from the coding sequence ATGGACAGTGAAAAAAATTCGAGTAGAAGGAAGTTTATTTCAAAATCTACTCTAGCCATATTTAGCGCCGCTATTGGTTCTAAAATTGTTTTTGGGGAAAATTTACCTACCGACATGGAGCCTATCGGGCTTGATGATAAAAATGGTCCCAAAAAAGTTATTCCGGGTAAAAGCGACCGACTTAAAATTTTAAATGACAAACCATGGAATGGTGAAACTCCGGTTCATTTATTGGATCCAGAAGTTACGCCGGCTGCTTTAATGTTTGTAAGAAACAATGGAGTTCCGCCTGAAGATGTTAATGTAGATACATGGACGCTTGAAATTACTGGAGAATCAGTTAAGCAGACTAAAAAATATACTTTAAAAGAGTTACAACAAAAGTTTAAGCAATATTCATACAACCTAACTATTGAGTGTGGAGGTAATGGTAGAGCCGAGTTTAATCCTCCAGCAAAAGGGAATCAATGGGGTCTTGGTGCAGTTGCCTGTACAAAATGGACCGGAGTGAGATTGAAAGATGTTTTGAATGATGTTGGGATTAAAGATGATGCTGTTTATATAGGTTATTATGGTGCAGATACTCATTTGTCAGGAGATCCTGATAAAGTAGTAATATCAAGAGGAGTTCCAATTTCTAAGGCTATGGAGGATGAGTCTTTAATTGCCTGGGCAATGAATGATCAACCTATTCCGGAGATGAACGGATATCCGTTGAGATTGGTAATGGGCGGATGGCCTGCCTCTGTATCTGGAAAATGGCTTACAAAAATTTCAGTTCGTAATAAAGTACACGACGGACCTAAAATGGAGGGTCAGTCTTACAGAGTTCCTAAATTTCCTGTACCTCCTGGAACAAAGGTGCCGGATGAAGCAATGGAAATCATTGAGTCAATGCCGGTAAAATCTATTATTACTTATCCTAAAACAGGTGCAATTGTAGGAAAAGGAAAAACATTTGAAGTAAGAGGACACGCATGGGCAGGGGATTTGGAAGTGAAAGAAATGCATGTTTCAATTGACTTTGGAGTTACCTGGACGAAGTGTGATTTGCAACCGCCAAAAAATAGACTGGCCTGGCAAAGATGGAGCACCAAGGTAAAGCTACCTGAATTTGGATATTATGAAATTTGGGCAAGAGCAACGGACCAAAACGGAAAATCTCAACCAATGGTGGTTCCTGGATGGAATCCTAAAGGTTACCTAAACAACGCATGTCATAGAATTGCGGTTAAACAGGCGTAA